A region of Shewanella psychromarinicola DNA encodes the following proteins:
- a CDS encoding YihD family protein yields MKCHRVDELIELMHPEWQKDSDLSLMQFIIKLSKEAGYKDAIEKLTDDVLIYHLKMRNSPKDEMIPGLAKDQVDDFKTALLKARGIIE; encoded by the coding sequence ATGAAGTGTCACCGTGTTGATGAACTTATCGAGTTAATGCATCCTGAATGGCAAAAAGATTCGGATCTGAGCTTAATGCAATTCATTATTAAACTATCCAAAGAAGCTGGATATAAAGATGCTATCGAAAAACTAACGGATGATGTTCTCATCTATCACTTAAAAATGCGCAACAGCCCAAAAGATGAAATGATTCCAGGGCTAGCAAAAGATCAGGTGGATGACTTCAAAACGGCCTTACTCAAGGCTAGAGG
- the ltrA gene encoding group II intron reverse transcriptase/maturase, which translates to MMASNEVSASSDSTQWQSINWKAVKQHVLKLQMRIAKATREGKHGKSKALQWILTHSTSAKLLAVKRVSQNKGSKTPGIDGIIWNTDARCMTAVNQLSRKGYHAKPLRRIYIPKKNGKLRPLGIPCMIDRAQQALHLLALEPISETVADLNSYGFRPNRSAADAIAQCFKCLCMKRSSQWVLEGDIKACFDKIGHQWLIDNIQLDKRMLKQWLGCGYIDKGLFYKTAEGTPQGGIISPTLMLLTLAGLEQLVKSIACKTGNRVNFIGYADDFVITGSSQEVLVNEIKPQLIGFLQERGLTLSDEKTHITHINDGFDFLGFNIRKYKGKLLIKPSKSNVLLFLSNLREFIRKHPTIPVNDLIKILNPKLRGWANYYRHSVAKQVFGYVGHQLFWLLWRWAVRRHPTKSKDWVRRKYYMNRIGGWQFHGWQKIANMDCHFNLVQIAQTPIKRHVKIRSAATPYDPEYEVYLGKRKRVKESRNSWFDPVLAAI; encoded by the coding sequence ATGATGGCTTCAAACGAAGTTAGTGCCTCTTCTGACAGCACTCAATGGCAATCCATTAACTGGAAGGCTGTTAAGCAACATGTATTAAAGCTTCAAATGCGCATTGCAAAAGCAACCCGAGAAGGTAAACACGGTAAGTCGAAAGCATTGCAGTGGATACTCACCCACTCTACATCAGCAAAATTGCTTGCTGTTAAAAGAGTTTCTCAAAATAAAGGCAGCAAAACACCAGGAATTGACGGCATCATTTGGAACACTGATGCTCGTTGTATGACTGCGGTGAATCAACTGAGTCGAAAAGGCTATCATGCCAAACCGCTCAGGCGTATCTACATCCCCAAGAAAAACGGCAAACTCAGACCTTTAGGCATACCCTGCATGATAGATAGAGCGCAGCAAGCGCTTCATCTTCTCGCTTTGGAGCCTATTTCGGAAACGGTAGCCGACCTCAATAGCTATGGCTTTCGACCTAATCGAAGCGCAGCAGATGCAATTGCACAGTGCTTCAAATGTTTATGTATGAAGCGCTCTAGCCAATGGGTTCTTGAGGGTGACATCAAAGCCTGTTTCGATAAGATTGGTCATCAATGGCTTATCGACAACATTCAATTAGATAAACGAATGCTGAAACAATGGCTTGGATGTGGTTATATTGATAAAGGATTGTTCTATAAAACAGCTGAAGGAACACCACAAGGTGGGATAATCTCCCCAACGCTGATGTTGCTCACGCTGGCTGGGTTAGAACAGTTGGTTAAGTCTATTGCCTGTAAAACAGGGAATAGAGTCAACTTTATCGGATACGCAGACGATTTTGTCATCACAGGTTCTTCGCAAGAAGTCCTAGTTAATGAAATCAAGCCGCAACTCATTGGCTTTCTACAGGAAAGGGGCTTAACACTCTCTGATGAGAAAACACACATTACTCATATCAATGATGGTTTTGACTTTCTGGGATTCAATATCAGGAAGTACAAAGGCAAACTGCTCATTAAACCGAGCAAGAGCAACGTTCTATTATTTTTGAGCAATCTACGTGAATTCATCAGAAAACATCCCACAATACCTGTTAATGATTTAATCAAAATATTGAATCCGAAACTGAGAGGATGGGCGAACTATTATCGCCACAGTGTTGCAAAGCAAGTTTTCGGTTATGTAGGCCATCAACTTTTCTGGCTTTTATGGCGATGGGCGGTAAGGCGTCACCCCACGAAAAGCAAAGACTGGGTACGTCGAAAATACTACATGAATCGCATAGGTGGGTGGCAATTCCACGGCTGGCAGAAGATTGCCAACATGGACTGCCATTTTAATCTGGTTCAGATAGCTCAAACGCCGATAAAAAGACATGTGAAAATCAGGAGTGCAGCGACGCCTTACGACCCAGAATATGAAGTTTACTTAGGTAAGCGCAAGCGGGTAAAGGAAAGCAGAAACTCTTGGTTTGATCCTGTCTTGGCTGCTATATAG
- a CDS encoding transposase, protein MARPRQTLVSLEDTPYYHCCSRVVRKAFLCGFDKSTGENFEHRREWVDSRILELATIFAIDICAYVVMSNHLHVVLKIDADKVKQWSDKDVLTQWHKGFKGTLLTHKYLKEEDLNSFELQTVNECITEYRKRLIDISWFMRSLSEPIARMANKEDKCTGRFWEGRFKSQALLGEAAVLSCMAYVDLNPIRAKMATTPEASNYTSIQRRINSAIKGEQPAELLPFVGNERLNMPKGLMFSVKDYIVLVEDTGRIIREDKRGAICASSQAILNRLNIPAENWLKITTEFGVLFKGAVGALPALTEYCEHLDRKRRQGVANCQRWLCA, encoded by the coding sequence ATGGCCAGACCAAGACAAACCCTCGTGAGTTTAGAAGATACGCCTTACTATCACTGTTGTTCGCGTGTGGTGCGTAAGGCATTTTTATGTGGTTTTGATAAATCCACTGGTGAGAACTTTGAGCATCGGCGTGAGTGGGTTGATTCACGCATTCTTGAGTTAGCGACCATCTTTGCTATTGATATCTGTGCTTATGTCGTGATGAGTAACCATTTGCATGTAGTGTTGAAAATCGATGCTGACAAAGTAAAACAGTGGTCAGATAAAGACGTGCTCACTCAATGGCACAAAGGCTTTAAAGGTACGTTACTCACGCACAAATACTTAAAAGAAGAAGACCTTAACTCATTTGAACTTCAAACGGTTAATGAATGCATTACTGAATACCGTAAACGCTTAATTGATATCAGTTGGTTTATGCGTTCTTTAAGTGAGCCAATTGCTAGAATGGCCAATAAAGAAGATAAGTGTACAGGTCGCTTCTGGGAAGGGCGCTTTAAATCCCAGGCGTTACTCGGCGAAGCAGCCGTTCTGAGCTGTATGGCTTATGTTGATTTAAACCCTATTAGAGCCAAAATGGCCACCACACCAGAAGCCTCAAACTACACCAGCATTCAACGCCGAATTAACTCAGCAATAAAAGGTGAACAACCAGCAGAGTTATTGCCTTTTGTGGGGAATGAGCGTTTAAACATGCCTAAAGGCCTGATGTTCAGTGTTAAAGACTATATTGTGTTGGTGGAAGATACCGGGCGAATTATTCGAGAGGATAAACGGGGTGCCATTTGTGCAAGTAGCCAAGCTATTCTTAATAGACTGAATATTCCTGCTGAAAACTGGTTAAAAATCACCACAGAGTTTGGGGTATTATTCAAAGGTGCGGTAGGGGCTTTGCCTGCATTAACAGAATATTGCGAACATTTAGACCGAAAACGACGACAAGGCGTAGCCAACTGCCAACGCTGGTTGTGTGCCTAA